In Haloarcula salinisoli, a genomic segment contains:
- a CDS encoding SIR2 family protein, protein MVDNDMTLTFSLRNNRGVYALLLGSGVSMEAGVPTGWGIVEDLIRDLATAEGEEPTPDPFQWYEDKYDQEPAYDELMEQVGPSKEDRQSILQPYFEPTEEEREEGIKTPSEAHRSIAWLVDEGYINIIITTNFDQLLEQALRERGVNPVVITNATSAAGAEPLAQQDAVILKIHGDYMETNIKNINSELQSYDEEIESRLNRAFSDYGLIVCGWSAEWDPALREALLECESRRYSTYWAYHGSLEEQAERLTEHLSAVPVEIDGASKFFSDLKERVQALEGAESGAPLTREVARERVKRYMTRDSRKIDLSDLIRDERERVYSQVVDEERFPLNIDGTEGNIEQRLSTYENMVGTLMVAVATCAYWGPEVPNPATNDISETVRRLGSPTAPSGRRKDLWDDLRQYPATVMLYGIGTAGVAAKNWDLIKRLLIETETQNGRGIERPVAEDLNPWRVGSRISRRGGNKYLRRRINDVLSELLDDLIPDETRYDRCFAQFKILADLALLDLSEDSRFSPDHLPVIYPVSAIEELATDLEAQGENWGPIQSGMFNSSVDRAESLLEELQEITRF, encoded by the coding sequence ATGGTTGATAACGATATGACCCTTACCTTTTCTCTTAGGAACAATCGAGGCGTCTATGCGCTTTTATTAGGTTCTGGTGTTTCTATGGAGGCAGGAGTTCCCACTGGCTGGGGCATTGTCGAAGATTTGATCCGCGATCTGGCCACAGCAGAGGGTGAAGAACCTACCCCAGACCCATTTCAATGGTATGAGGACAAGTATGATCAAGAGCCAGCATATGACGAGTTGATGGAACAAGTCGGTCCATCGAAAGAAGATCGGCAATCTATTCTTCAACCCTACTTCGAACCGACTGAAGAAGAGCGTGAAGAGGGTATCAAAACACCCAGCGAAGCGCACAGAAGCATCGCCTGGTTGGTTGATGAAGGATATATCAACATCATCATCACAACCAATTTCGATCAGTTGCTTGAGCAAGCTCTGCGCGAAAGGGGGGTCAATCCAGTAGTCATCACGAATGCAACCTCCGCTGCAGGTGCGGAACCACTTGCTCAACAGGACGCTGTAATCCTCAAAATCCACGGCGATTATATGGAGACGAATATCAAAAACATCAATTCCGAGCTGCAATCCTACGATGAAGAAATCGAAAGTCGGCTGAACCGTGCGTTTTCTGATTATGGTCTCATAGTTTGTGGATGGTCTGCTGAATGGGACCCTGCACTACGCGAAGCGTTACTTGAATGTGAAAGCCGACGATACTCTACGTACTGGGCATATCATGGTAGTTTGGAAGAACAGGCTGAACGTCTAACAGAACATCTCAGTGCTGTTCCGGTGGAAATTGATGGTGCCAGTAAATTCTTTTCGGACCTTAAGGAGAGGGTACAAGCTCTGGAAGGCGCAGAATCGGGAGCACCGTTAACCAGAGAAGTTGCCAGAGAGCGAGTCAAACGGTACATGACTCGTGATTCTAGAAAAATAGACCTCTCGGATTTAATAAGAGACGAAAGAGAGAGGGTCTACTCTCAAGTCGTTGATGAAGAGAGATTTCCGCTCAATATAGATGGAACTGAGGGAAACATCGAACAAAGGCTGAGTACTTATGAAAATATGGTAGGTACATTGATGGTAGCGGTAGCCACCTGCGCATACTGGGGACCAGAAGTACCGAATCCTGCGACTAATGATATATCTGAAACAGTCCGACGCTTAGGTTCCCCAACCGCGCCTTCTGGGAGGCGAAAGGACCTCTGGGATGACTTGAGGCAATATCCCGCTACAGTCATGTTGTACGGAATCGGGACAGCAGGCGTCGCCGCAAAAAATTGGGATCTGATAAAGAGACTTCTAATTGAGACAGAGACTCAGAATGGTCGCGGGATAGAAAGACCAGTAGCTGAAGATCTCAATCCATGGAGAGTCGGTAGTAGAATTAGTCGGAGAGGTGGTAATAAATACCTTCGACGGCGAATAAATGATGTTCTTTCAGAATTGCTCGATGACCTTATTCCAGATGAAACACGTTACGATAGGTGTTTTGCGCAATTTAAAATCCTCGCAGATTTAGCGTTGTTAGATTTGTCTGAAGACTCTCGATTTAGCCCTGATCATCTCCCTGTAATATATCCTGTCTCTGCTATTGAAGAACTCGCGACGGATCTGGAAGCTCAGGGGGAAAATTGGGGACCAATACAATCTGGGATGTTCAATAGCTCCGTAGATAGGGCAGAATCACTTCTTGAGGAGCTACAAGAGATAACCCGATTCTAA
- a CDS encoding AlbA family DNA-binding domain-containing protein, with protein MIEKPLDDIIEADLQELIDHAVLEGKTIEYKQELPETRGDRKTLAKEASSFANTQGGDLIYGIEEDDNSGEPVDFHDLEMSDVDEEVGRLDSIIRDGVNPRIPGYDVRAIEVNSDEHVIVVRVRESFRSPHRVTLGGHDKFYARSSNGKYPLDVEELRREFILSETNAEKIRDYRADRLADIRANDTPVEIADSPLIAIHLIPLRAFSAGRDSRVIESFDVFDAPDSLQRQVRPHGNRYNLDGLVKYCPSDDPSGYIQIYRNGIIETVNGFPFGAPFDDGEDTFSAVVVREMLEHTLPDYLEFLEEEDVPLPIFLFVSLIGAEGIEIETPVHSPEMSGVLDRNMALLPEMAIQDYSDSTDEMIDQVIEDIWNAFGFAQEPDFGR; from the coding sequence GTGATAGAGAAACCACTTGACGACATAATAGAAGCAGATTTGCAAGAGCTTATTGACCACGCCGTTTTGGAGGGGAAGACCATTGAATACAAGCAGGAATTACCAGAGACACGCGGCGACCGGAAGACGCTGGCTAAGGAAGCCTCCTCGTTTGCAAACACGCAAGGAGGGGACCTAATCTACGGGATTGAGGAAGACGATAATAGTGGAGAACCAGTCGATTTCCATGACTTGGAAATGTCAGACGTAGATGAGGAAGTTGGCAGACTGGATAGCATTATTCGAGACGGGGTCAACCCTCGAATACCAGGATATGATGTAAGGGCCATCGAGGTGAACAGTGACGAACACGTAATAGTCGTTAGAGTGAGAGAAAGTTTCAGAAGCCCACACAGGGTGACTCTCGGTGGTCACGACAAATTCTATGCGCGAAGTAGTAACGGCAAATACCCACTTGACGTTGAAGAACTGAGAAGGGAATTTATTCTATCAGAGACTAATGCAGAGAAAATACGGGACTATCGAGCAGACCGTCTCGCAGACATTCGTGCTAATGATACTCCTGTTGAAATCGCTGATTCGCCACTCATAGCAATACATCTCATCCCACTACGTGCATTCAGTGCGGGTAGAGATTCGCGGGTCATCGAATCATTCGATGTGTTTGATGCTCCGGATAGTTTACAGAGACAGGTCCGGCCCCACGGAAACCGGTACAATCTGGATGGACTCGTCAAATATTGCCCTTCTGATGACCCCTCTGGATACATCCAAATCTACAGGAACGGAATCATAGAGACGGTAAACGGTTTCCCCTTTGGTGCTCCATTCGATGATGGGGAAGACACGTTTTCAGCAGTCGTTGTAAGAGAAATGCTTGAGCACACTCTCCCGGACTATCTGGAGTTCTTGGAGGAAGAAGACGTACCACTGCCAATATTCCTATTCGTTTCCCTAATCGGTGCGGAGGGTATTGAGATTGAAACGCCAGTTCACAGCCCAGAGATGAGCGGAGTCTTAGACCGTAATATGGCACTCCTTCCAGAGATGGCAATTCAGGACTACTCTGATTCTACTGATGAGATGATTGACCAAGTGATAGAAGATATTTGGAACGCCTTCGGGTTTGCTCAAGAGCCGGACTTTGGCAGGTAA
- a CDS encoding tyrosine-type recombinase/integrase: MNATPPHEAKNRYLKDKSTDVTDSTVSNYKTTLNIFCDWLCDEAGITTLNTLTSDEIQQFKEWRLERVKTITLKTDMTCVKDFIRFCEHINAVPDGMHGLVRIPKPNREDEVADAVLTGDEATKILEYLEKHEYASLRHVIFAVLWKTGMRRSSLYALDKRDFEDGAKPYLRVRHRPETESPLKNKSRGERDVRISGEVAGIIRDYLRFNHNGGEDEHGRTPLLMSSHGKRCEPSTIQRNIYTATRPCHYTGECPMDRDLDECEATSYNTASKCPASVSPHALRRGYVTEALNAGQPKEVTADRVDMSHEVMDKHYDKATKEEQMERREDYLVDV; this comes from the coding sequence ATGAACGCAACCCCACCACACGAAGCGAAGAACCGCTATCTGAAAGACAAGTCCACTGACGTAACCGATTCGACGGTGTCAAACTACAAGACGACACTCAACATCTTCTGCGATTGGCTGTGCGATGAGGCGGGCATCACGACGTTGAACACGCTGACGAGTGACGAGATTCAGCAGTTCAAAGAGTGGCGGCTGGAGCGTGTGAAGACCATCACGCTCAAGACCGACATGACGTGCGTGAAAGACTTCATCCGCTTCTGTGAACACATCAACGCCGTCCCTGACGGGATGCATGGATTAGTCCGTATCCCGAAGCCGAACCGCGAGGACGAGGTAGCCGACGCCGTCCTTACAGGCGACGAGGCGACGAAGATTCTGGAGTACCTGGAGAAGCACGAGTACGCGAGCTTGCGTCACGTCATCTTTGCAGTACTGTGGAAGACCGGGATGCGCCGAAGCTCGTTGTACGCACTCGACAAGCGGGACTTCGAGGACGGCGCGAAGCCATATCTCCGAGTTCGTCACCGCCCCGAGACGGAATCGCCGCTCAAGAACAAGAGCCGAGGGGAGCGGGACGTGCGTATCAGTGGGGAAGTTGCAGGCATTATCCGTGACTATCTCCGGTTCAACCACAACGGCGGCGAGGACGAACACGGACGGACGCCGCTACTCATGTCCAGCCACGGGAAGCGGTGTGAACCCTCGACTATCCAGCGGAACATCTACACGGCGACTCGGCCCTGCCACTACACTGGTGAGTGTCCGATGGACCGCGACCTCGATGAGTGCGAAGCGACCTCGTACAATACGGCCAGCAAGTGTCCCGCCTCTGTGAGTCCCCACGCACTCCGCCGGGGCTACGTGACTGAAGCATTGAACGCCGGTCAGCCCAAGGAGGTGACTGCTGACCGTGTGGATATGAGCCACGAGGTCATGGACAAACATTACGACAAGGCGACGAAGGAGGAACAGATGGAAAGACGAGAGGACTATCTCGTGGACGTATAG